A DNA window from Macadamia integrifolia cultivar HAES 741 chromosome 4, SCU_Mint_v3, whole genome shotgun sequence contains the following coding sequences:
- the LOC122076758 gene encoding DNA damage-repair/toleration protein DRT100-like — protein sequence MTFSHPLPFLLLLLLLSLFSHHCLLVTSSSCHVDDEAGLLGFKSGIVEDPSGILSSWKSGTDCCTWSGVECRENNRVTTISLTGQPNNPKGYLSGTISSSLSKVQNLDGIYFQNLQNITGAFPKVLFDLPKLMYVYIENSKLSGPLPGNIGRLSQLASLSFSVNRFSGRIPSSISQLTQVTQLKFGGNLLYGEIPAGIRQLKNLTYLSLEQNRLSGKIPDIFSGFSDLRILNLSHNLFSGEIPASISYLAPKLIYLEMGHNRLTGKIPEFLSNFKQLDTLDLSWNSFSGVVPKSFNNLTKIFNLDLSHNQLVDPFPEMNVKGIESLDLSYNKFNLGGIPKWVTSSPIIYSLKLAGCGIKIKLDDWKPAETYFYDYIDLSDNEITGSPVGLLNSTDYLVGFWASGNQLKFKMESLRMPKTLKYLNLSRNLMFGKVPASISGLEKLDVSYNHLCGQIPANKFPASTFVGNDCLCGSPLPPCKV from the coding sequence ATGACATTCTCCCAccctctccctttccttcttcttcttcttctcctctccctcttctcacaCCATTGCTTACTTGTAACCTCCTCATCATGCCACGTGGACGATGAAGCTGGCTTATTGGGTTTCAAATCAGGCATCGTCGAAGACCCATCAGGCATTCTCTCCTCATGGAAATCCGGTACCGATTGCTGCACTTGGTCCGGGGTTGAGTGCCGAGAGAACAACCGAGTCACTACAATCTCACTGACCGGGCAACCCAACAACCCGAAAGGTTACCTATCGGGTACAATATCTTCATCACTATCaaaggttcaaaacttggatgGAATTTACTTCCAAAATCTCCAGAACATCACTGGAGCATTCCCCAAGGTACTCTTCGATCTACCCAAGCTGATGTACGTCTACATTGAGAACAGCAAGCTTTCGGGTCCTTTACCTGGTAACATCGGTCGGCTCTCTCAACTTGCTTCTCTGAGTTTTTCAGTAAATCGGTTTTCGGGTCGGATCCCAAGCTCAATTTCTCAACTCACCCAGGTGACTCAGCTCAAATTTGGCGGGAATCTTCTCTACGGCGAGATTCCCGCCGGAATCCGGCAACTCAAGAACCTGACATATCTAAGTCTCGAACAGAATAGGCTTTCAGGAAAAATCCCTGATATCTTCTCAGGTTTCTCCGATCTCCGAATCCTGAATCTCTCACATAACCTATTTTCCGGCGAGATTCCGGCGTCAATTTCATATCTAGCACCGAAACTAATCTACCTTGAGATGGGTCACAACAGACTTACAGGAAAAATTCCAGAATTTCTTAGCAATTTCAAGCAATTAGACACACTTGATCTTTCTTGGAACAGTTTCTCAGGTGTTGTACCCAAGAGTTTCAATAATCTCACTAAGATCTTCAATCTCGATCTCTCTCATAATCAACTAGTTGATCCTTTTCCTGAAATGAACGTGAAAGGGATTGAATCACTCGATCTCTCTTACAATAAGTTCAATTTAGGTGGAATTCCGAAATGGGTTACTTCATCACCCATCATTTACTCTCTCAAGCTCGCTGGGTGTGGGATTAAGATCAAATTAGACGATTGGAAGCCAGCAGAGACCTATTTCTACGACTACATAGATCTGTCTGACAATGAAATCACAGGTAGCCCAGTGGGTTTGTTGAACAGCACAGATTACTTAGTTGGATTTTGGGCTTCTGGGAATCAATTAAAGTTCAAGATGGAGAGTTTGAGAATGCCCAAAACGCTGAAATATTTGAATTTGTCTCGGAATCTGATGTTTGGGAAAGTTCCGGCGAGTATCTCAGGGCTGGAAAAGTTGGATGTGAGTTATAACCATTTGTGTGGTCAGATTCCGGCGAATAAGTTTCCGGCATCGACATTTGTCGGGAATGATTGTTTGTGTGGCTCTCCACTCCCTCCATGCAAAGTTTAG